The genomic stretch GATCAATAAAATGATAATTTTTGTTTTCATATATTTTCTCCTTTTTACATCATCCCCAGCCTTTCTCCTGTGAGGGGAAGGGAGAAATTTGGGAACATGTAAATTTACTTAATCTTATTAAAATCTGCTGTCATTTCTCTTTTCTAAAGTTTGAGTTAGAGTGAGTTTTTCAGATTTTTTCAAACCTTTAAAAACAAGTTCATAAGAATCGTCGATCATTCCTAATATTATCTCATCAGGGATCGAACCGTCGATGATGACAGTGTTCCAATGCTTTTTATGCATATGATAACCGGGAATTATAGATTTGAATTTTTCTCTCAAACCAATTGCAGTGACTGGA from Candidatus Cloacimonadota bacterium encodes the following:
- a CDS encoding MmcQ/YjbR family DNA-binding protein; this encodes MYAQFRFYQKYSLQKSGVTEDFPFDDETLVMKVCNKMFVLFGSEKPLRINLKCDPVTAIGLREKFKSIIPGYHMHKKHWNTVIIDGSIPDEIILGMIDDSYELVFKGLKKSEKLTLTQTLEKRNDSRF